A window from Neobacillus sp. PS3-40 encodes these proteins:
- a CDS encoding DUF6530 family protein, with amino-acid sequence MKIPTTLKHKPVIVSDNYENIDGRNAYNTDAKGLSLGLAQWNDRGKVDISAKVWRHTGEKWSRQSEELPLHRVIDLALLVCRTKLHFRDAYRFEKLYDTENPIIDRVGLQGDAMTVAVCTDNEKIDEDIKLFSQALSDDDELISERLRTLSRLLKEMGY; translated from the coding sequence ATGAAAATACCAACTACTTTAAAACATAAACCAGTTATTGTTTCCGATAATTATGAAAATATTGATGGCAGAAATGCTTATAATACCGATGCAAAAGGCCTTTCTTTAGGATTGGCACAGTGGAATGATCGGGGCAAGGTTGATATTTCAGCAAAAGTATGGAGGCACACAGGAGAAAAGTGGTCGAGACAGTCTGAGGAATTACCACTACATCGAGTAATTGATCTTGCCCTACTGGTATGCAGAACAAAGCTTCATTTTCGGGATGCTTATCGCTTTGAAAAGTTATATGATACCGAGAATCCAATTATAGATAGAGTGGGCTTACAGGGTGATGCCATGACGGTTGCAGTTTGTACAGACAATGAAAAAATTGATGAGGATATTAAATTATTCAGTCAAGCCCTCAGTGATGATGACGAGCTAATTAGTGAACGTTTGCGAACTTTATCAAGACTTTTAAAAGAGATGGGATATTAG
- a CDS encoding DUF896 domain-containing protein: protein MLSKDKMARINELAKKAKGTGLTETEAKEQSKLRSEYLATFRASMLNTLSSVKIVDPEGNDVTPEKVKAMKKKNIHLH, encoded by the coding sequence ATGCTCTCAAAAGATAAAATGGCTCGAATAAATGAGCTAGCAAAAAAAGCAAAAGGAACTGGTTTAACCGAAACAGAAGCTAAAGAACAATCGAAGTTAAGAAGTGAGTATTTGGCAACATTTCGAGCTTCGATGCTGAATACCCTTTCCTCTGTGAAGATTGTTGATCCGGAAGGAAACGATGTTACACCGGAGAAAGTAAAAGCTATGAAAAAGAAGAATATACATCTTCATTGA
- a CDS encoding recombinase family protein yields MKAIIYCRVSTNKETQESSLHRQEEELIQLAAENQFEVVSIIKEQASGYELEREGILQLLDYVKEKQVQAVLIQDETRLGRGNAKIALLHCILKEGISLYSIAHNGELQLSESDSMVLKIVSMVEEYQRKLHNIKIKRGMVRAIKNGYKPERNLKNLGEHSGRDKIEVPIAEIVRLRKNKLTFAEIASTLRGFGFEISKATVHRRYQEYMELEEE; encoded by the coding sequence ATGAAGGCAATAATCTATTGCAGAGTCAGTACAAACAAAGAGACTCAAGAGTCATCATTGCATAGACAAGAAGAAGAATTGATCCAGCTTGCAGCAGAAAATCAGTTTGAAGTAGTTTCTATCATTAAAGAGCAAGCAAGTGGATATGAGCTTGAGAGGGAAGGAATCCTTCAATTATTAGATTATGTGAAAGAAAAACAGGTGCAGGCCGTATTGATTCAAGATGAAACAAGGCTTGGGCGGGGGAATGCAAAGATTGCTTTGTTGCACTGCATCTTAAAAGAGGGCATTAGTCTATATAGTATTGCGCATAACGGGGAACTGCAACTGTCTGAATCGGATTCTATGGTTCTGAAAATTGTAAGTATGGTTGAAGAATATCAACGTAAACTTCACAATATTAAAATAAAGCGGGGAATGGTCCGAGCAATTAAGAATGGATATAAGCCTGAGCGTAATCTGAAAAATCTAGGTGAACATTCTGGGAGAGATAAGATTGAGGTTCCAATTGCTGAAATTGTGCGTTTAAGAAAAAATAAATTAACATTTGCTGAAATTGCTAGCACATTAAGGGGCTTTGGCTTTGAAATTTCAAAAGCAACTGTACATAGAAGATACCAGGAATATATGGAGCTAGAGGAAGAGTAG
- a CDS encoding LysM peptidoglycan-binding domain-containing protein: protein MRKLWKHYSYAMILIGLSCISAVILSIHFHSFDKDKYVKVTITEGDSLWKIANVYSKEKSLSNEEFVTWVKKHNSIQGDQIFPGEEIVIPISKQESVMNELASAATE, encoded by the coding sequence ATGAGGAAATTGTGGAAACACTATTCATATGCTATGATTCTTATCGGTTTAAGCTGTATTTCAGCGGTAATACTATCAATTCATTTTCATTCGTTTGACAAAGATAAATATGTAAAAGTGACGATAACTGAAGGAGATTCTCTTTGGAAGATTGCTAATGTTTATTCAAAAGAAAAATCTCTTTCAAATGAAGAGTTTGTAACATGGGTGAAAAAACATAATAGTATTCAGGGTGATCAAATTTTCCCTGGTGAAGAAATAGTGATTCCAATTAGCAAACAAGAGTCAGTCATGAATGAATTAGCTAGTGCGGCGACTGAATAG
- a CDS encoding YneF family protein: protein MSVGMTILVGVLALVAGIALGFFIARKYMMSYLKKNPPINEQMLKMMMMQMGMKPSQKKINQMMSAMNKQQQTK, encoded by the coding sequence ATGAGTGTAGGTATGACTATTCTAGTTGGTGTACTAGCATTAGTAGCTGGTATAGCACTAGGATTTTTCATTGCTCGTAAATATATGATGAGCTATTTAAAGAAAAATCCACCAATTAATGAACAAATGTTAAAAATGATGATGATGCAAATGGGTATGAAACCTTCGCAGAAGAAGATCAACCAAATGATGTCAGCAATGAATAAGCAACAACAAACAAAATAA
- a CDS encoding response regulator: MAKIMIVDDAKFMRTTLTNILIKAGHEIVGEAENGKIAVSLYRTTQPDLVTMDITMPEMSGLKATQMIKSEFPDARIIMCSAMGQQKMVVEAIETGAKDFIVKPFDENRVLDTINRVLK; the protein is encoded by the coding sequence GTGGCAAAAATAATGATTGTGGACGATGCAAAATTCATGAGAACCACTTTAACTAATATATTAATAAAAGCAGGCCACGAAATTGTTGGAGAAGCAGAAAATGGAAAAATAGCAGTCAGTTTATACCGAACAACCCAGCCAGATTTAGTGACAATGGATATCACCATGCCTGAGATGAGTGGGCTTAAAGCAACACAAATGATAAAAAGTGAATTTCCAGATGCTAGGATCATCATGTGCTCAGCTATGGGTCAGCAAAAAATGGTCGTCGAAGCAATAGAAACGGGCGCTAAAGATTTTATCGTTAAGCCTTTTGATGAAAATAGAGTACTTGATACAATTAATAGGGTATTAAAATAA
- the tkt gene encoding transketolase yields MFTNLDALSVTSIRTLSIDAIEKANSGHPGMPMGAAPMAYTLWTRFMNHNPKNPHWFNRDRFVLSAGHGSALLYSLLHLSGYNLSIDDLKQFRQWGSKTPGHPEYRHTEGVEATTGPLGQGIAMAVGMSMAERHVAGVYNKDNYELVNHYTYSICGDGDLMEGVSAEAASLAAHLKLGRLVVLYDSNDISLDGDLSKSFSESVKQRFLAYGWQYIRVEDGNNLEEIANALEEARGDLDRPTIIEVKTVIGYGSPNRAGTSGVHGSPLGKDELKLTKESYQWSSEEDFFVPEEVYANFQKLIVENGMKKEKEWNDLFAQYKQEYPELGNQLEKALSNELPEGWDKNIPVYNEGKSIASRASSSEVLNGIAKNLPILIGGSADLAGSNKTLIKDGKDFMPGSYEGRNIWFGVREFAMGAAMNGIALHGGVKVFGGTFFVFSDYLRPAIRLAALMGTPVTYVFTHDSIAVGEDGPTHEPVEQLAALRAMSNLCIIRPADGNETAAAWKLAMESTNKPTALVLTRQDLPTIKDTDKNAYEGVSKGAYVISPAEKSTPDALILATGSEVGLAVDAQKELASAGIDVSVISMPSWDRFDAQPKEYKDSVLPKQVKYRLGIEMGSSLGWHKYVGDEGDILAIDQFGASAPGEKVMEEYGFTTKNVVARVKALLQK; encoded by the coding sequence ATGTTTACTAATCTTGATGCATTATCAGTAACTTCTATTCGTACACTTTCTATTGATGCAATAGAAAAGGCTAATTCAGGACATCCCGGAATGCCAATGGGTGCAGCACCGATGGCTTATACTTTATGGACTCGTTTTATGAATCATAATCCTAAAAATCCACATTGGTTTAATCGTGACCGTTTTGTATTATCAGCAGGTCATGGTTCAGCTCTTTTATACAGTCTTCTGCACTTATCTGGTTATAACTTATCCATTGATGATTTAAAACAATTCCGTCAGTGGGGTAGCAAAACTCCAGGACATCCGGAATACCGTCATACAGAAGGTGTTGAAGCAACAACTGGACCACTAGGACAAGGTATTGCGATGGCTGTTGGAATGTCTATGGCAGAACGCCATGTTGCAGGTGTTTATAACAAAGATAATTATGAACTTGTAAATCACTATACATATAGCATTTGTGGTGATGGTGACTTAATGGAAGGTGTCTCTGCTGAAGCTGCATCTCTTGCGGCACACCTTAAATTGGGCCGTTTAGTTGTTTTATATGATTCAAACGATATCTCTCTAGATGGTGACCTTTCTAAGTCATTCTCTGAGAGTGTTAAGCAGCGCTTCCTTGCATACGGTTGGCAATATATTCGTGTTGAAGATGGAAATAATCTTGAGGAAATTGCAAATGCACTTGAAGAAGCTAGAGGCGATTTAGACCGTCCAACAATCATCGAAGTAAAAACGGTAATTGGTTATGGTTCTCCAAACAGAGCAGGAACTTCAGGTGTACATGGATCACCACTTGGTAAAGATGAGCTAAAGCTTACAAAAGAATCATATCAATGGTCATCCGAAGAAGATTTCTTTGTTCCGGAAGAAGTATATGCAAACTTCCAAAAACTCATTGTTGAAAATGGGATGAAGAAGGAAAAAGAATGGAACGATCTATTTGCACAATATAAGCAGGAATATCCTGAGCTTGGAAACCAGCTTGAAAAAGCGTTGAGCAACGAACTTCCTGAAGGCTGGGATAAAAACATTCCTGTATATAATGAAGGTAAAAGTATTGCTAGTCGTGCCTCATCAAGTGAAGTATTAAATGGTATTGCTAAGAATTTACCAATCCTTATTGGTGGTTCTGCAGACTTAGCTGGTTCAAATAAAACATTGATTAAAGATGGAAAGGACTTCATGCCTGGTTCATATGAAGGCCGCAATATTTGGTTTGGTGTTCGTGAATTTGCAATGGGTGCAGCAATGAATGGTATCGCGCTCCATGGTGGTGTAAAGGTATTTGGAGGAACATTCTTCGTATTCTCTGATTACTTACGTCCAGCAATTCGACTCGCTGCCCTTATGGGAACACCTGTAACATATGTATTTACACATGATAGCATTGCAGTAGGAGAAGATGGACCTACCCATGAACCAGTTGAACAATTAGCAGCACTTAGGGCTATGTCCAACCTTTGCATTATTCGTCCAGCAGATGGAAATGAAACGGCAGCTGCTTGGAAGTTAGCAATGGAATCGACAAACAAACCAACTGCACTCGTGTTAACTCGCCAAGACTTACCTACGATTAAGGATACGGATAAGAATGCATATGAGGGAGTTTCCAAAGGTGCTTATGTAATCTCACCTGCTGAAAAGAGTACTCCAGACGCTTTAATCCTTGCAACAGGTTCAGAAGTGGGACTTGCAGTTGATGCTCAAAAAGAATTAGCAAGTGCAGGCATCGATGTATCTGTTATCAGCATGCCTTCATGGGATCGTTTTGACGCTCAACCAAAAGAATATAAGGATTCAGTTCTTCCAAAACAAGTGAAATATCGCCTTGGAATAGAAATGGGTTCTTCACTTGGCTGGCATAAATATGTTGGAGACGAAGGTGATATTCTTGCCATCGATCAATTTGGTGCTTCTGCACCTGGAGAAAAGGTCATGGAAGAATACGGCTTCACTACTAAAAATGTTGTCGCACGTGTTAAAGCATTATTACAGAAATAA
- the sirA gene encoding sporulation inhibitor of replication protein SirA, giving the protein MVRKYQLYLIEDEFAAHYFGRERMFFQLFQEYEASNGELKQITKKQIAYITKHLQILKIHQLIQKQLGKIRGFKSEHGTYTIELSGKLSTATLEVHENRVLIEANGSYEAETAFFEVLRKCESSFLAVDLENERFGWLKPIKERKFV; this is encoded by the coding sequence ATGGTGAGAAAATATCAACTATATTTGATAGAGGATGAATTTGCCGCCCATTACTTCGGAAGAGAGCGTATGTTTTTTCAGTTATTTCAGGAATACGAAGCCTCAAATGGAGAGCTAAAACAGATTACAAAAAAGCAAATTGCCTATATAACCAAACATCTTCAGATTTTAAAAATTCATCAACTTATTCAAAAACAGCTTGGAAAAATAAGAGGATTTAAGTCAGAACATGGTACATATACCATAGAATTAAGCGGAAAACTAAGTACAGCTACACTTGAAGTGCATGAAAATAGGGTATTAATAGAAGCGAATGGTAGCTATGAAGCCGAAACTGCATTTTTTGAGGTGCTTAGAAAGTGTGAATCATCCTTTTTGGCAGTTGATTTGGAGAATGAACGATTTGGCTGGTTAAAGCCAATTAAAGAAAGAAAGTTTGTCTAA
- a CDS encoding ABC transporter transmembrane domain-containing protein: MKIFFDLGWFFKQERKAYLTGIILLLFVALLQLVPPKVIGFLADDMKNGTLTSGILTKWVLVLAGTTLSMYFFRYYWRIMIFGSAIKLSRLLRNRLYHHFTTMSPAFYHKYRVGDLMAHSTNDLQAIQQTAGAGVLTLVDSLSTGGFVIVTMAVTISWKLTLICLIPMPIMVILTNWFGTMLHRTFHKAQEAFSSLNDKTQESMTGIKVIKTFGQEKEDIEDFRKQSEDVVQKNIVVAKIDSLYDPTISIIVSISFFLAIAFGAKYVLNNELSIGQLISFTAYLGLLVWPMLAFGWLFNIVERGRASYDRVAALLRESAEIIDHEDALDVVPSGDIHYKIKHFTYPGEVEPVLGDLDFILKRGETLGIVGKTGAGKTTLLKLLIREFEVVHGDIFFGSKPIQTYKVEKLRGAIGYVPQDHFLFSATVAENIAFADPTASKEKINEAAKLANIHTDILEFTDGYETVVGERGVSLSGGQKQRISIARALLMDPEVLVLDDSLSAVDAKTEEAILSALKENRNGKTTIITSHRLSATQHANLILVLEDGNIVERGTHEQLMNSGGWYKEMYLHQQLEELVEHGGV; encoded by the coding sequence ATGAAAATATTTTTCGATTTAGGGTGGTTTTTTAAACAAGAGCGGAAAGCTTATTTAACAGGAATTATTTTATTATTATTTGTGGCGTTGCTTCAGCTTGTTCCTCCAAAAGTCATTGGTTTTTTAGCAGATGATATGAAGAATGGAACATTAACAAGTGGTATCCTGACGAAATGGGTTCTAGTCCTAGCTGGTACAACACTTTCGATGTATTTCTTTAGATATTACTGGAGAATCATGATTTTTGGTTCGGCTATCAAATTAAGTAGATTGTTAAGGAACCGTTTGTATCACCATTTTACCACTATGTCGCCAGCTTTCTATCATAAATACCGAGTTGGAGATTTAATGGCACATTCAACAAATGATCTTCAGGCGATTCAGCAAACTGCAGGAGCAGGGGTCTTAACATTAGTTGACTCCCTGTCAACAGGTGGGTTTGTCATTGTCACGATGGCTGTTACGATTAGCTGGAAGCTAACATTAATTTGTCTGATACCGATGCCAATTATGGTAATCTTGACAAATTGGTTTGGGACGATGCTACATCGAACCTTCCATAAAGCACAGGAGGCTTTTTCTTCTTTAAATGACAAAACCCAGGAAAGCATGACAGGGATTAAGGTAATAAAAACCTTTGGTCAGGAAAAAGAAGATATTGAAGATTTTCGAAAGCAATCAGAGGATGTTGTTCAAAAGAACATTGTCGTCGCAAAAATTGACTCCCTATATGATCCCACGATTTCCATAATTGTCTCCATATCATTTTTTCTAGCCATAGCTTTTGGTGCAAAATATGTGTTGAATAATGAGCTTTCAATTGGCCAGTTAATTTCATTTACGGCTTATCTTGGATTATTAGTTTGGCCAATGCTTGCCTTTGGATGGCTATTTAATATTGTGGAACGGGGCCGGGCTTCATATGACCGTGTCGCGGCACTCTTACGTGAATCAGCAGAAATAATCGATCATGAAGATGCTCTAGATGTAGTTCCAAGTGGAGATATTCACTATAAAATTAAACACTTTACATATCCAGGAGAAGTGGAGCCTGTATTGGGCGATCTAGATTTTATTTTAAAAAGAGGAGAAACACTAGGGATTGTAGGGAAGACGGGGGCAGGGAAAACAACCCTCTTAAAACTATTGATTCGTGAGTTCGAAGTTGTCCATGGTGATATTTTCTTTGGTAGCAAACCAATACAAACCTATAAAGTTGAAAAATTAAGAGGAGCAATTGGCTATGTTCCACAAGATCATTTTTTATTCTCGGCAACCGTTGCCGAAAATATAGCCTTTGCAGATCCTACAGCGTCAAAAGAAAAAATTAATGAAGCTGCTAAGCTTGCTAACATCCACACCGATATCTTGGAGTTTACTGATGGCTATGAAACGGTTGTTGGCGAACGAGGTGTGTCCTTATCAGGAGGTCAAAAGCAAAGAATATCGATTGCTAGAGCACTATTAATGGACCCTGAAGTATTGGTGCTAGATGATTCGTTATCTGCAGTTGATGCCAAAACGGAGGAAGCAATCCTGTCAGCCTTGAAGGAAAATAGAAACGGGAAAACAACGATAATTACTTCCCATCGTCTAAGTGCCACCCAGCATGCAAATCTTATTCTTGTTTTAGAAGATGGCAACATAGTTGAAAGAGGTACACATGAACAACTAATGAATTCTGGTGGTTGGTATAAGGAAATGTATTTACACCAACAGCTAGAAGAGCTAGTGGAGCATGGAGGGGTATAA
- the lexA gene encoding transcriptional repressor LexA — protein sequence MTKISKRQQDILDFIKGEVKKKGYPPSVREIGEAVGLASSSTVHGHLARLESKGLIRRDPTKPRAIEILEADEATNIPRNNVVNVPIVGKVTAGLPITAIENVEEYFPLPERLAPSDEQVFMLEIMGESMIEAGILNGDYVIVKQQQTANNGEIVVAMTEDDEATCKRFFKEKDYIRLQPENSSMEPIILRNVSILGKVIGVYRQIH from the coding sequence ATGACAAAGATATCAAAGAGACAACAGGATATCCTTGATTTTATTAAAGGCGAGGTAAAGAAGAAAGGCTACCCACCATCCGTACGCGAAATTGGAGAAGCTGTTGGTCTTGCATCAAGTTCAACTGTACATGGCCATTTAGCTAGACTTGAAAGTAAAGGATTGATCAGACGCGATCCTACAAAGCCGCGGGCAATTGAAATTTTAGAGGCTGATGAAGCAACAAATATTCCACGAAACAACGTGGTAAATGTTCCAATTGTCGGGAAAGTTACAGCGGGTCTTCCTATAACTGCTATTGAAAATGTTGAAGAATATTTTCCTCTTCCAGAAAGGCTTGCACCTTCGGATGAACAAGTCTTCATGCTGGAAATCATGGGTGAAAGTATGATTGAGGCAGGAATCCTTAACGGAGATTATGTCATTGTAAAACAACAACAAACAGCAAATAACGGGGAAATTGTTGTTGCAATGACCGAAGACGACGAAGCAACATGTAAAAGATTTTTTAAAGAAAAAGATTACATTCGTCTTCAACCAGAAAATTCTTCAATGGAACCCATTATATTACGAAACGTATCCATTTTAGGAAAAGTCATTGGTGTTTACCGTCAAATTCATTAG
- a CDS encoding aspartyl-phosphate phosphatase Spo0E family protein produces MLKHELLAVIELKRAELIQAAISNGLSSSIAIRYSQELDHLLNEYQRFYIKKTHQLANH; encoded by the coding sequence GTGCTTAAACATGAATTGCTTGCAGTAATAGAGTTAAAGCGGGCAGAATTAATTCAAGCTGCGATCTCTAATGGTCTGAGTTCATCAATTGCAATTCGCTACAGTCAAGAACTTGATCATCTTTTAAACGAATATCAACGTTTTTATATAAAGAAAACTCACCAATTGGCAAATCACTAA
- a CDS encoding cytochrome c biogenesis protein CcdC, with product MNMVIASSIGAACMAILVLFVRLKAAKKPATAKKIVLPPIFMSSGAIMYFIPKFRLTPMEILEAVIVGMLFSIFLIKTSTFEIREKDIYLKRSKAFVFILIGLLIIRIAAKSILSATIDYGQLSGMFFLLAYSMILPWRVAMYANFKKLYNQLHEIRV from the coding sequence ATGAATATGGTTATTGCTTCTTCAATTGGTGCTGCCTGCATGGCAATTCTTGTCTTGTTCGTGCGCTTGAAAGCCGCCAAGAAACCTGCAACTGCAAAAAAAATCGTCTTGCCTCCTATTTTTATGTCGAGTGGGGCAATCATGTACTTTATCCCAAAATTTCGGTTAACGCCGATGGAAATTCTAGAAGCAGTTATAGTTGGTATGCTTTTCTCGATTTTCTTAATTAAAACATCTACATTTGAAATCCGGGAAAAAGATATTTATCTGAAACGCTCAAAGGCATTTGTTTTTATCCTAATCGGCCTCTTAATCATCCGGATTGCAGCAAAATCAATCCTAAGCGCGACCATCGATTACGGACAATTAAGCGGAATGTTCTTCCTACTTGCCTACAGCATGATCTTACCATGGCGCGTTGCCATGTATGCCAATTTCAAGAAGCTGTATAACCAGCTTCATGAGATAAGGGTATAA
- a CDS encoding ABC transporter ATP-binding protein: MEKTAQLSDREQKQIFFRLLSYTKSHKKRLLLAFCFLLITTLGDIVGPILVKIFIDDHLTPGKLAFKPLLILGSGYMGIQVVKCVIMFFQLVEFQEIALKIIQQLRIDVFSKVQSLGLSYFDKTPAGSIVSRVTNDTEAIKDMFVTVLATFLQGAFLLIGIFIAMFILNAKLALFCIVLIPFILFVMNLYRKYSSKFYLDMRERLSMLNAKLSESLQGMAIIQVLRQEKRLRNEFGEINEQHYQAGRKNIKVDSLLLRPAIDLIYVFGLIIVLSYFGITTFHHSIQIGVLYAFINYLDRFFEPINQMMMRLSLFQQAIVAGSRVFALLDEQELAPIQTTSNTEIINYGKIEFKDLSFSYDGKRDVLKDISFTAKPGQTIALVGHTGSGKSSIINLLMRFYEFEQGDILIDDVSIRSFTKDELRLNLGLVLQDPFLFYGTLTDNIRLYDLNMSDAQVEEAAKFVQAHSFIEKLDGGYDHRVVERGATFSSGQRQLIAFARTIAANPKILILDEATASIDTETEEAIQTALQKMRKNRTTIAIAHRLSTIQDADLILVLHQGKIVERGTHQELLSLGGLYHKMYLLQNQQGVSSTSVC, translated from the coding sequence ATGGAAAAAACCGCTCAGTTGTCGGATAGGGAACAAAAGCAGATCTTTTTTCGCCTGCTTTCCTATACCAAGTCACATAAGAAAAGGTTGCTGCTAGCGTTTTGCTTTCTTCTTATCACAACATTAGGAGATATCGTTGGCCCTATCCTTGTGAAAATTTTCATCGATGATCATTTGACACCAGGAAAACTTGCTTTTAAGCCACTCTTGATTCTAGGCTCGGGATATATGGGAATTCAGGTGGTTAAATGTGTAATTATGTTCTTTCAATTAGTTGAATTCCAAGAAATTGCTCTAAAAATTATTCAACAACTTCGAATCGATGTTTTTTCAAAAGTACAGTCACTTGGGTTAAGCTATTTTGACAAAACGCCAGCAGGAAGTATCGTTTCAAGGGTCACAAATGATACGGAAGCTATCAAAGATATGTTTGTGACGGTTTTAGCGACATTTTTACAAGGGGCATTTTTGCTTATCGGAATATTCATTGCCATGTTTATTTTAAACGCGAAGCTTGCCTTGTTTTGTATTGTCCTTATTCCGTTTATTTTGTTTGTCATGAATCTTTATCGAAAGTACAGTTCGAAATTTTATCTTGATATGCGTGAGCGTTTAAGTATGCTGAATGCGAAGCTGAGTGAATCCCTTCAAGGAATGGCAATTATTCAAGTATTACGCCAGGAAAAACGCCTCCGTAATGAATTTGGAGAAATAAACGAACAGCACTATCAGGCGGGAAGGAAGAATATTAAAGTCGACAGTTTGCTATTAAGGCCAGCTATTGACCTTATTTATGTTTTTGGCTTAATTATCGTTTTAAGTTACTTTGGAATCACGACATTTCATCATTCCATCCAAATTGGGGTCCTTTATGCATTTATTAATTATTTAGATCGTTTTTTCGAACCGATCAACCAAATGATGATGAGGCTTTCGTTATTTCAACAAGCGATTGTGGCGGGATCAAGAGTATTTGCATTGCTAGATGAACAGGAGCTAGCGCCTATTCAAACCACGAGTAACACAGAAATAATCAACTATGGAAAAATTGAATTTAAGGATTTAAGCTTTTCGTATGATGGCAAGCGCGATGTTTTGAAAGATATTTCGTTTACGGCTAAACCTGGCCAAACGATTGCCCTTGTTGGCCATACGGGAAGTGGAAAGAGTTCAATTATCAATTTGCTAATGCGCTTCTATGAATTTGAACAGGGCGACATTTTAATTGATGATGTATCGATTCGATCATTTACAAAAGATGAGCTCCGGTTGAATTTGGGATTAGTGTTACAAGATCCATTTTTGTTTTATGGAACGCTAACGGATAATATTCGTTTGTATGATCTTAACATGTCGGATGCACAGGTTGAGGAGGCCGCAAAGTTTGTTCAGGCACATTCTTTCATCGAAAAGCTTGATGGTGGATATGATCATAGGGTGGTGGAGAGAGGAGCAACTTTTTCAAGTGGTCAAAGACAATTAATTGCTTTTGCACGAACTATCGCCGCAAACCCGAAAATTCTAATTCTTGACGAGGCAACAGCAAGCATTGATACAGAAACAGAAGAAGCAATTCAAACAGCATTACAAAAAATGAGAAAAAATCGCACGACAATTGCGATTGCCCATCGGTTATCAACCATCCAAGATGCTGATTTAATCCTTGTTCTTCATCAAGGAAAAATTGTTGAACGTGGCACTCACCAAGAGCTACTTTCCTTGGGTGGGTTATATCATAAAATGTACCTTTTGCAAAACCAACAGGGAGTTAGCAGTACATCAGTTTGTTGA
- a CDS encoding cytochrome c biogenesis protein CcdA produces MSDVNVFLAFGAGFLSFISPCCLPLYPAFLSYITGMSVGELKSDNAMLQKRSLLHTLFFLIGFSMIFIAIGFGTTFIGSFFREYQDLIRQLGGIFIVLFGLIIVGIFKPEFMMKDRRFEFKHRPSGYVGSSLIGMAFAAGWTPCTGPILSSVILLAASKPGSGVLYMLAYSLGFAIPFFILSFFVGRMKWIRKYSGIIVKVGGYIMIVMGIVLFFDWMTKIITLFQGMFGNFTGF; encoded by the coding sequence ATGTCTGATGTAAATGTGTTTTTAGCATTCGGCGCAGGATTTTTAAGCTTTATTTCCCCTTGCTGTTTGCCACTGTATCCTGCATTTCTATCGTATATAACTGGGATGTCTGTCGGAGAGTTAAAGAGTGATAACGCTATGCTACAAAAGCGCAGCCTTTTGCATACTCTATTTTTCTTGATCGGATTTTCGATGATTTTCATAGCAATTGGATTTGGAACAACCTTTATAGGGAGTTTCTTTCGCGAATATCAAGACTTGATTCGCCAACTAGGCGGAATCTTTATTGTCCTTTTCGGATTAATTATTGTAGGCATTTTTAAACCTGAATTTATGATGAAAGATCGTCGCTTTGAGTTTAAACACCGTCCATCAGGGTATGTTGGATCTTCCTTAATCGGGATGGCATTCGCTGCAGGCTGGACACCATGCACTGGACCAATTCTATCATCTGTTATTCTACTTGCTGCATCTAAACCAGGTTCAGGTGTTTTATATATGCTTGCCTATTCACTTGGTTTTGCCATTCCGTTTTTCATTTTATCTTTCTTTGTTGGGCGGATGAAGTGGATTCGCAAATATAGCGGGATCATCGTTAAAGTCGGTGGTTATATTATGATCGTAATGGGTATCGTTCTCTTTTTTGATTGGATGACGAAAATAATCACTCTATTCCAAGGAATGTTTGGTAACTTTACAGGATTCTAA